One part of the Aricia agestis chromosome Z, ilAriAges1.1, whole genome shotgun sequence genome encodes these proteins:
- the LOC121738600 gene encoding uncharacterized protein LOC121738600 — protein sequence MYVFIVLNVFCFYLTNGDGDIPDINDMFLTLHDDFNAKIKPPPKDAIIKNISINIDKLDINKIKEKMDYFAKKLTGDFDETELNNTRRTMEGMGRKYYDYSLDDETMVRLKILDLMLQLIYMARYKIKMIENDPYFNPQDTSYRIGYLYRKLRRIRKKMLDIYSLMEKRFQKREGKFRNAGTYLILLSKQKKLHNDYLYIWWVMIQMHEIHQTRHMIPNTRPPKTKATTKQD from the exons ATGTACGTGTTCATAGTACTGAATGTGTTTTGCTTTT ATCTTACCAACGGCGATGGTGACATACCAGATATTAACGACATGTTTCTCACACTACATGACGACTTCAACGCCAAAATTAAACCTCCACCAAAAGACGCCATCATAAAAAACATAAGCATCAACATCGACAAACTAGACATTAACAAAATCAAAGAGAAAATGGATTATTTTGCAAAGAAACTTACGGGAGACTTTGATGAGACAGAACTCAACAACACTAGACGAACCATGGAAGGGATGGGTAGGAAATACTACGACTATAGTTTGGATGATGAGACGATGGTTCGGCTGAAAATCTTGGACCTAATGCTACAGTTGATATACATGGCGAGATACAAGATAAAGATGATAGAGAATGATCCGTACTTCAACCCCCAAGATACGTCCTACCGCATCGGATACTTGTACAGAAAGTTGAGAAGAATCCGGAAGAAAATGCTGGATATCTATTCCCTGATGGAAAAGAGATT CCAAAAAAGGGAAGGCAAATTTCGGAATGCGGGAACGTACTTAATACTGCTGAGCAAACAGAAGAAGCTACACAACGACTACCTGTACATATGGTGGGTCATGATACAGATGCACGAGATACACCAGACAAGACACATGATTCCCAACACCAGGCCACCCAAAACTAAGGCTACTACTAAACAGGACTAA
- the LOC121738599 gene encoding uncharacterized protein LOC121738599 isoform X1, with amino-acid sequence MINTEMSKVPSGYILQAFYLLGLFLSIQPQSASTLNATNYSFVEYIQNFNPSKVWERIEVRNKQNGRNTTVRDEFEEILKSIDQTDVLLQLKVQDGNPKILIQKDGRRWKPPLNYDRGIVPDIFHLRRRYIELMKQAIYQTRNKMIVMQELREKYRDVSVYKMGFLMAKTDRACKKFSNIAYKAFRLCSQMRQSATDGVYFQDMLELEERMLNLWMDIDLLVHLVTINDENCRRMLNQVMTNRKKEWKFVN; translated from the exons ATGATAAATACTGAGATGTCCAAAGTTCCATCAGGTTATATTTTACaag CATTCTACTTACTGGGACTATTTCTATCTATTCAACCACAATCAGCGTCCACGTTGAACGCGACAAACTATAGCTTCGTAGAATACATACAGAATTTCAATCCAAGCAAAGTCTGGGAAAGAATAGAAGTAAGGAATAAACAAAATGGACGAAACACAACCGTCAGAGATGAATTCGAAGAAATACTTAAATCGATAGACCAAACAGACGTGCTGCTGCAACTAAAAGTTCAGGATGGGAACCCAAAAATCCTGATCCAGAAAGACGGAAGACGGTGGAAACCACCGTTAAACTATGATCGAGGAATTGTACCGGATATATTTCACTTGCGAAGAAGATACATTGAGCTGATGAAGCAGGCGATCTACCAGACGCGAAACAAAATGATCGTGATGCAGGAATTAAGAGAGAAGTATCGAGACGTATCGGTGTacaaaatgggttttttaatgGCGAAAACGGATCGCGCCTGTAAGAAGTTTTCAAACATAGCGTACAAAGCCTTCAGGCTATGCTCGCAGATGAGACAGAGTGCTACAGATGGAGTATACTTCCAGGACATGCTGGAATTGGAGGAGCGAATGCTGAATTTGTGGATGGATATAGATCTGCTGGTACATTTGGTGACTATCAATGACGAGAACTGTAGGAGGATGCTGAACCAAGTCATGACTAATAGAAAGAAGGAATGGAAGTTTGTCAATTGA
- the LOC121738599 gene encoding uncharacterized protein LOC121738599 isoform X2, which yields MINTEMSKVPSAFYLLGLFLSIQPQSASTLNATNYSFVEYIQNFNPSKVWERIEVRNKQNGRNTTVRDEFEEILKSIDQTDVLLQLKVQDGNPKILIQKDGRRWKPPLNYDRGIVPDIFHLRRRYIELMKQAIYQTRNKMIVMQELREKYRDVSVYKMGFLMAKTDRACKKFSNIAYKAFRLCSQMRQSATDGVYFQDMLELEERMLNLWMDIDLLVHLVTINDENCRRMLNQVMTNRKKEWKFVN from the exons ATGATAAATACTGAGATGTCCAAAGTTCCATCAG CATTCTACTTACTGGGACTATTTCTATCTATTCAACCACAATCAGCGTCCACGTTGAACGCGACAAACTATAGCTTCGTAGAATACATACAGAATTTCAATCCAAGCAAAGTCTGGGAAAGAATAGAAGTAAGGAATAAACAAAATGGACGAAACACAACCGTCAGAGATGAATTCGAAGAAATACTTAAATCGATAGACCAAACAGACGTGCTGCTGCAACTAAAAGTTCAGGATGGGAACCCAAAAATCCTGATCCAGAAAGACGGAAGACGGTGGAAACCACCGTTAAACTATGATCGAGGAATTGTACCGGATATATTTCACTTGCGAAGAAGATACATTGAGCTGATGAAGCAGGCGATCTACCAGACGCGAAACAAAATGATCGTGATGCAGGAATTAAGAGAGAAGTATCGAGACGTATCGGTGTacaaaatgggttttttaatgGCGAAAACGGATCGCGCCTGTAAGAAGTTTTCAAACATAGCGTACAAAGCCTTCAGGCTATGCTCGCAGATGAGACAGAGTGCTACAGATGGAGTATACTTCCAGGACATGCTGGAATTGGAGGAGCGAATGCTGAATTTGTGGATGGATATAGATCTGCTGGTACATTTGGTGACTATCAATGACGAGAACTGTAGGAGGATGCTGAACCAAGTCATGACTAATAGAAAGAAGGAATGGAAGTTTGTCAATTGA